The uncultured Roseibium sp. genome contains a region encoding:
- the lepB gene encoding signal peptidase I translates to MSKLKERRWLSNPAFLVSIILLPIVLVVAIRFFVVHPFDINSGSMSPTLLGGDQVIATKYAYGLGPYSLPFGPHSFLARSAENLPAYGDVVAFTTSTKGSTVYVKRVVGHPGDRIQMKEGILYINGEAAKQKRVQDFVTVDDAGNKQHRAQYRETLPNEVSYNVINLVDQGMLDNTVVYHVPAGELFLLGDNRDNSLDSRMPVQFGRVTVQNLIGRFDFIFFDGASKQPIWKAVGSPRG, encoded by the coding sequence ATGTCCAAGTTGAAAGAACGACGCTGGCTTTCCAACCCGGCGTTCCTGGTTTCCATCATTCTTTTGCCGATTGTCCTGGTTGTGGCGATCCGGTTCTTCGTCGTGCACCCGTTTGATATCAATTCCGGCTCCATGTCTCCGACCCTTCTAGGTGGAGACCAGGTGATTGCCACAAAATATGCCTATGGACTCGGTCCTTACAGTCTGCCATTCGGACCGCATTCCTTCCTGGCGCGTTCCGCAGAGAACCTTCCTGCCTACGGCGATGTGGTGGCGTTCACAACCTCAACAAAGGGGTCTACCGTTTACGTAAAACGGGTTGTAGGGCATCCAGGCGATCGCATCCAGATGAAGGAAGGCATCCTGTACATCAACGGTGAAGCGGCGAAGCAGAAGCGGGTTCAGGATTTCGTCACAGTGGATGACGCCGGCAATAAGCAGCACAGAGCTCAATATCGGGAAACGCTTCCCAACGAGGTCAGTTACAACGTGATCAACCTGGTTGATCAGGGCATGCTGGACAATACGGTCGTCTATCACGTGCCCGCCGGCGAGTTGTTTCTTCTGGGGGATAACAGAGACAACAGCCTGGACAGCCGTATGCCCGTACAATTCGGCAGGGTCACGGTTCAGAACCTGATCGGTCGGTTCGATTTTATTTTTTTCGACGGAGCCTCAAAGCAGCCAATTTGGAAAGCCGTGGGGTCGCCTCGCGGTTAG